The genomic region CCCGCTTGGTGCTCGCTGAGCAGCCAAACTCGCTACCAGCTCTTCAGACACATTGTGACCAGATTGTATTTGAAGAGTATGGATTCTCCAGTTACTATCGGGGCATCGGTGTGTTTTGCCTTGTCCTCTTGggcccttctttttctgcgCAGATGCTGATAGTGTCTGGTCACCAGGCCCCTCGTTCAACGCCTACCAAGACATACAGGCCATATTCCACACCCCAAGGACCCCTGATACTATCATTGATGTGCCCGCCGAAGTTATTTTGTTGATAGATTCAGGATACTCTCACACAACCGTGACGCCCATCTTGCAAGGAAGGCCGCTACACACCGCCATTCGGAGACTCGATGTAGGCGGCAAGCTGCTGACCAACCACCTTACCCGCCTACTCTCTGTGCGCCACTTCGATATGCGTAACGAGACATACATTGTGAACGAGATGAAGGAGGCCGCCTGCTATGTTTCTCTGGACTTCAAGGGAGACCTTGACAAGACGTGGAAGGGCACGCGAGGAGAACGACGAAAGGACTACGCCACCGGTGGGGGTATCGCAAAAGATTATGTGCTCCCTGACTCCCACACGCGATTTCACGGCATTGTTCGAGACCACGAGCCAGGTGCTGCCGCTCGGGCAAGGAAGAGCGCCGTCTCCACCGAGGATATCTTGACTCTTCGAAATGAACGCTTCTCTGTGCCTGAGCTGCTGTTCAATCCGACCGACATTGGGCTTCGGCAGCCTGGACTGGCGGATCTGGTTATGCAGTCACTTTGGGTCCTCCCTGTGGGGCTGTGGCCAGGACTGCTGGCCAATATAGTGGTTGTAGGAGGGAACGCAAAGTTTGTCAATTTTATCCAGCGTCTTCAGGTTGAGTTGCTGGAAAGAGTCCCGGACGAATGTGTGGTCCGGGTAGCCCGTCCCGAGGACCCCATTGTCAGCACCTGGCTGGGTGCTGCCAACTTTGCCAGGCATGAACACGCAGACCGATTGGCAGTGACCAAGCAAGAATATGAAGAACACGGAGCCGCGTGGGTGGCTCGGAAGTTTgcgcttgggcttggggttgatACATTAAGATGAAAACATGTACAATATACCTCAGCTATAAtactccacccccccccacacacccacccaaGATTTGTCTTTTTTGTATAGTAATGCATTCTTTTTGGCAGAAAACCTGACTGGCCTTTAAAGCCACAAGATATTCGGTAGCTCTTTCTTTCACTTCTACCAGATTGAGATGCCAAGCATTTGAGCCATTTGGAGTGTGCATTTAGCATCTGATAGGTTGCTCGGTTGGCAGGTGGGGCGGCTGCGCTAGCTTTATCTAGGCCTTAGCGCTACTACAAGCTTGCCCGGCGCACGCCAAGGTAACTTTTGGCCTTGCCCAGTTGCCTGGGAATTTGAACGTTGAATTCAAAATCTGGATACCCAACGGTCGAGTCGGAGTGCGTTCAGCTTTGGTCGCCAGAATCAACGTCCGACCAACATCGCCTCGCCGGCATCAGTGGATGAAGGCGACCAACATGTCCTACAACTCACGGCGACAACAGTCGAAACACGGCTACGACAGCCAGTCGCGCGATTATCGCCACGGCAATGATCGCAACAACCGTGACCGCTCCTCGCGTGCCCGCGTTTCGTCCCCCCCGCCCCGCCGAGACTACAGGGACAACGGCGACTCTTATCGCCCTCCCAGTCCCTCATCGAACAGTTATGGCCATTCAAAGCACAACGGATACGACTCCCGCTCGTCCTACGGAGCCCCCGCACCCGCGCCGCCAGCAtacaatcctcctcctcagccctcGTATCCGCCCCCGCTGGGTGTCGACAACTACCGTATGCCGCAAACCGACTTCACCTTTCGAGTAGAGAAACCTGTCGGACTGCAGCAGGAGCCGGACTCTTACCGGCCCCAGAACAACCGCAGACCTCGCAATGATCGGGGGCCTCAAGGTGGCCGTGGAGGGCGTGATTTCCGCAGCGGCCCAGGCGCCCGAGGTCGTCTAGGCCGAGGTGGGAAGTTTCGCCAACCATGGCGACCATTTGTGGCTGCCGAGCGAGATCTTCTTCACACCGACCACAATGTTGGTGACGAGCAAGCATTCTTTGACGAGCAAGGCGGCGTAACATACAGAAATCTGGACGAGCTCTCAGATAGCgaagaggccgagatggatATCTCTGGTGACGAAGAGAACAGCGACGCTGAACCCTCCAGCAAACGAGCCCGGGTTTCGATCGACCAGTCGGCTGCCGATGATGTGCCAAAGTGGTCCAACCCCGACCCTTACACAGCTTTGCCGCCGGAGACTTCTggccaaaagaagaaagacgTTGTGCAACTGATCCGCAAGGCCCGTGTTCAGGCTAAGGAGACCAGGACATCACTCCCTAGTGAGGCTGCTGACTTCATCTCCCTTGACTTTGATGACAGTGACGATGGCCATGACAGCGAGGACAGCGAGCATATCAAGGAATCCGATCTGGTATCTACACGCAAGCCAGGGCTGGAGAGTGCCCCTGCAGCCAAGGACACAACTCTCCCCCACAAGGATACTGGTTCTGGTAGGCAATCTAGAGTTCCGGTTCTGATGCCCGATCCCACACCTGCTGCGTTGGGTAGCCGAAAACGCACGCATGACGATCAGATAAAAATGCCCCATACAAGGATCAAGAGACCGGCCAAGGCGCCCTTGGGGGGGCACATCATCCCGGAATGGCGAGCACTTCCTCATACATCAGCTACTCCTTGGTTACGAATGGACAACTCAGATTCGAAAGATCCCATAGTCTGGTATGTCCGTTGTGAACCCCTTACATGAACCACAACTAATGCTGTCTTCCGTAAGGCTTCACAAGGAGATCGTGGATTTTTATGACTATATCAAACCCCGAGAATTTGAGCAGCACCTCCGTCATGATCTGGTGCAACGGATGAGATCATTCTGTCGCCGATACTGGCGTGACTCGGACATGCAACCTTTTGGCTCGTTTCCATCTGGCCTCTACCTCCCAACCGGTGACATGGACATGGTCATGGTATCCGACAGCTACCTGCACGGCGGGCCTGCGAAATACAACTTGAAGAAGCATCTCTGGCAATTCAAGAGCTTTCTTTTGAGAGAAGGATTGGCTTGGGAAGATGATATCGAAGTCATTACGAGAGCTAAAGTCCCACTGACCAAGTTTGTTGACCAGAAAACAGGCCTCAAGGTTGACATCTCGTTCGAGAACAGCACGGGAATCACTGCTATTGAAACGTTCTTGGCCTGGAAAGACATGTATCCGGGAATGCCTGCGTTGGTGACTCTGATCAAGCATTTCCTGTTGATGCGAGGTCTCAATGAACCGGTGAATGGTGGAATCGGTGGCTTCTCGGTTATTTGCCTCGTCGTGAGCATGCTCCAGATGATGCCCGAAGTGCAGAGCGGGGCTATGGACACGCGCCGTCACCTCGGTGACCTACTGATGCACTTTTTCGACTTGTACGGAAACAAGTTTGACTACCAGAACGTTGCCATTCGCCTCGACCCGCCCGGCTATATCAGAAAGGTTAGTCTGTTCCTTTGCATGAGGCCACTCCATTCGCCATGGCTAACTCTGAAAAGACTCAAGTGGACTCGTTTGCATATAAGAATTACGACCGGCTCTCCATCATTGACCCCAACAATGAAGAGAATGACATCTCAGGCGGGTCCAGCAACACAGGCAGCATTTTCGCCTTGTTCGCCCGGGCTCACGACGATCTGCGACACAAGATGCGGTCCCTGGCAGAGGATCCTCGCAGAGGAAAGGGCAGCATTCTCGGTGTCATCATGGGGGGCAACTACTCGAGCTTTGAAGAGCAGCGCAGTTTCCTGGAGAGTTTGGCTAACCAGCAGCCGGGATCGCCGCTTCCAACAAGACCCCGATCTCACCAGCAAACTCATCATCAGTCTCATCAGTCGCACCCAACGCATCAGTCTCATCATACTTCCGACCGTCGCCGCAATGCTCGAGGTAGCAGGAGGCGGCCCTGACTTTGGGCACCGCTTGACACCTTTGGCAAGAGTTACGAGAGAAGTGCgggcaacatcatcatgtccGTTTTTGGGGCACGTAGTTACTCAGTTGGAGCATGGATGTCAGGGTTTCCACCCAACAGGATAGCCGAGCTCCCTGACCGCGGATGTAGGGCTGGGTCTGTGTCGACACCCCTTATGCTTTTGCGGCCCTTCACCTTGACTCTTCAGGTGTTTAGGCGGTTGTCACGTTTGTAAAGCAGCGAGGCTGAAGTGATGACAGAGTCTACGTCGCAGCTCTTGGCTTGCAGGTGGCCTTTGTGGTTATTGAGGCCTCTTTGCCATGCATACTTACCCAATATTGTAGTGTAGAGCGAGGACAGGCAGCCCGACCGTCGCGAACCAAAGGCTGCCCGCCTATTCGCAGTCTTTTGCGCCGTGTATTACATAGGCCGTCATCCGGTTCTAATCAACCAACGAattcttccttttttttttccggTTTCCATCTTCGATTTTAGTGAAACTAATATGGAAAGATGACAGGTGTTGAGGGCATCCTGGGGGCCATTTCACGCAAGACATCAAAGTCTTGTCGGGTATTGGAAGCTATTCCAGTGATATAGGTATGCTTTTCCACTGTCCACCCTTTTCTCACTGCATGCTGCACACGTTGGCGGGTGGCTGCGGGGAGgattgggggtgggtggaggaTCGGGAAcaaaggagggaggtgaggtgtggTAATTCTTGGCTCCCGTCGCTTGGTAAGGCATTGAAGATCTGCCAAGGAGGACCCCAGGGCCGTTTGGCCCCGTGCGCCGGGGACGGTCCAGGATTAAGCTCAACGGCTGTCCCACGGGGGTCGGGATGATGACGATTGAGGAGGTTCTGACAACGGCGTTGCCTCGGCCACACTTTACTCTGGCAGAAGTCCCATACCAGCCAATCCGATGGACACGATGATGGCAAGGCGTCAAGCTTTGGGTAGCGTGCATTTATCCTGCACGACCTTGAGGAAGTCACCTGCTGTTGTCAGAATTGTAtggatacctacctacagTGCCTATTTACACACCAATGGGCGTATTACAAcgtcccctcccaccaccaaagcagcCGTTGAAACGAACCACGGCATATGCCGCCCGCatctttgtttttgttttttcctACTACTCTTGCGGCGGGGAATTTTCTCCACCAACCGGTTTTATCTGTGTGAGTAAAACGCCACGTGAACATGGGGAGACACGAGTATCAGAGGATGAGGCTTCAAGGTTTCTGATGGGGCAAGTAACACTCCAAGGATGGCGGTGATTAAGAACAATAAACGCAGGAGAGACATTTCGGAACAATTTTCATCTGGCCTTGCGGGAACTCGCAGGGTTACTGGCATGGTGAGGTTTGGTGGGCCAATTAGGGGGGGCACCTGTTGGGGGTAATATATTCATGGTCTTGGGTTGTACGATGGTTGGCAATGAGATGGTTGGCAATGAGATGGTAAGCTTAATTCGTTTattgggagggagaagggaggaggCATGAGAACGGGCcggatgggatggggtgtggaggaggttgtgcAACGTTGGGTTTTACTTACTGGACAGGATGGATATTGGTCGTATGAGGTATCTATGGTATGGATGGGGTGCCGTTGATATCCGGGGAGGTGTTCCCGGTTGAGTGGGAGATGCAAAAAGTGCCATGCTTTCCTACGGGCGCGGACCTtggaaaaagaggaaagcTTTACGCCTCGTGGGCTCATATGGGCGCTGCTTTCTGGTCTCGTATCCCACCTTCTACTTTGGGGAAGGGTTACCGACACTGCTGACTGCTTATCgtttggttgtttggtggtTTTATATCAGGTCGTGCCATGGTCAAAAATTTGGTTGTGCTTGATCAACCGACAGCACTTCTTCAGCGGTGTCGAGGCTGTTCAGACACCATGTATCAGGCAAGCAATGTTTACTTTATATGCGGGTTTGCCGCCattggtatgttttcttctcCTGTTCTTCCTgatctccttcttttctgaCGACTTTGGACGCTTTGTGGCTGAAACGAGACAAACACTGACAATGACAACCCCCAGGAGGCGCCCTCTTCGGCTTCGACATCTCGTCTCTGTCGGGCACCTTAGGCACCCAAGCCTACAAGCGCTACTTCTACAACCCAGTTTCATACACACAGGGAGGCATCACCGCCTCCATGCCCGCTGGGTCCTTGCTGGGATCTCTCGTCTCGTCGTTCCTGGCGGATAAGTACTCGCGCAAGGTGGCGCTACAGATCTCTTGCGTGCTATGGATTATCGGTTCCATCCTCATGACGGCCTCCCAAAATGTTCCGATGCTGTGTATAGGCAGGGCGGTGTGCGGTTTCTCGGTTGGCATCGCGTCGGCGATTGTGCCAGTGTACCAGAGCGAGATTGCGCCCAAGGAGATCAGGGGCAGAGTAGTGAGCTTGCAACAATGGGCTATCACATGGGGTATCTTGATGTGAGTTTGACCCCTTTCAcactttctttttttcagTTTTCCCCTTTCTCTCGTTCGGAGATAGTTTGAGCTAACGCAAGAGTCAAGTCAATATTTCATCCAGTTCGGAGCTGCTCATGGCACTGGAGGTGGACCAAGCGATCCCGATCAACCAACCGCCGCCTTCCGAATCCCATGGGGCATTCAAATGGTGCCTGCTgtcatcctcttcgtcggtctcttcttcttcccttaCAGTCCTCGTTGGTTGGCGTCCAAGGATCGATGGGAGGAGGCTCTCCAGGTTTTGGCGAACCTACATGGGAAGGGAAATGCTCGCCATCCCAAGGTACTGGCGCAGTATCAGGAGATTGAAGATGCCTTGAAGTTTGAGAGAGAGCAGGCTGTGTCTTCATTCAAAGCCCTCATTGAGCCAaggatgttgaagagggtggcACTGGGCATGAGTATTCAGATGTGGTCTCAGCTGTGTGGCATGAACATCATGATGTAGGTCTCCTATCATGTTACCATCTTTTCACGCGAGGGGATGGAAGACTAACATTACGACCAGGTACTATATCGTCTACATCATGGAAGGCGCCCAGATTGCCTCTCCTTTGGCTACAGCATCGATTCAATACGTTATCAACGTGGTGATGACCCTACCggccatcctcttcctcgatAAATGGGGCCGTCGTCCCTCCCTGATCTATGGATCATTCGGCATGATGACCTGGCTGTTCATTTCTGGTGCCCTGCAACAATATTACGGACAGCCCAACACGGAGGAGACGAGAACGCCCGACAACAGCGACATCACCTGGATTGTTATTAACAACCGGCCTGTTTCGTCCGCCATTGTCTCGTGCTCGTACTTGTTTGTCGCTACATTCGCCACAACTTGGGGTCCTGTCTCGTGGACCTACCCAGCGGAGATTTTCCCGTCCAAGATCCGTGCCAAAGCTGTTTCGCTTTCAACATCGGCTAATTGGTTCTGGAACATGGTACTTGCCTTTGCCGTGCCGCCGCTGTTGTGGAACATCTCTTACAAAATGTACTACATCTTTGCTGCGTTTAACGGGGCGGCTTTCATCCACATGGCACTGATGGCGCCGGAGACGAAGGGGTTCACactggaggagatggatgaggtGTTTGACTCGGGGAGGCCAGCTTGGAAAAAGTTTGGTAGGAGAAgcaggttggaggagttggagagagagattGAGAGGGGGAATGTCAAGGTCTCGGTGCCTGCCGGTGGTCGACCCGTGGCCGGCGATCCAGAGCAGGGCGTtgagttgaagaaggtggctACTCCTCCGGCTGGAACCCCTATCTCATGAGGCTTAGGAGCAAATGGGAAAAATTGGGAGCAGCGGTTGGTTTTCTGGCGGCTTTTGACGACCAAAAGGGTTGTTAGGTTGAGAAAACCGGGGACATTTGGCTTTTGAAGGTCTGTTGATAGGGTTGAATCTATCTACTGTTCCCACATGCATAGGCGAGCACATAGCGGGCTGTTAAAACTTGTATAAAGGAAATTTTAATTGTAATTGATGCTTGGGTGCTCTGTGTCGTAGATATGTGTCCTTAGCTCTGGCAAGTCCTTACCGCCAATCCAGAATAGCTTCAAAGAGCGGCACACCAATGTAAACAAAAGGGCGTATCTCCGTACTTAAATCCTAAACCCCGAAAGCTCAACCCTCGTATGTGTTGCCAAGCATCATGATTTCAAGACTTGGGCATCAATAGTCTCAGTCTGGTGGAGTGGATACAAGCACAAGCGATGCAGCAACGGAAGCGAGTGTTCCGCTCCTACGTCAAGCTCTGACGATGCAGGTCCCACGTCTTGCGCTTCAATCGGTACCAATGTCTTAACCCCTTTTAACCCCGTGGAGGTTGCCCCTCAACCTGTGCGGGGTAGCTTTATGTTTGTGACAAGCCGAGCGTGGAGACCAAGGAGGCAAAGAAAACACCTCTGTGGATAGATGGACGCCGTGCATAAGTAGCAAGTATCCTACGTCAGACCTCTCTTGGTCATCTTTCTTTTAGAGAATCAACCGCGATTCAACAACACATCCTCACCTAAGGTCTTCCAAAACTCCCCAGCAGTCAGTGAAAATGAGCGGCCCTCCTAAGACGCAGGCTCTCATCGACTCTCTCGCTAACTCAAAATGTGAATACCGCCGCCTAGGCCAGTCAGGCCTCCGGATCTCGGTCCCTATCTTCGGCTGCATGTCTTTCGGCGACTCCCGCGCCATGAGCTGGGCAGTCGACGAGGAAAaggccctccccctcctcaaagcAGCCTACGACCGCGGACTCAACACCTGGGACACGGCCAACATGTACTGCAACGGCGCCTCTGAAGTCCTCATTGGGAAAGCCCTCAAGCAGTACGACATCCCCCGCCACaaagtcatcatcatgaccaaGTGCTTCTGGGCAGTCGGCGAAGAAATCGAGCTTGCCGCCTGGCAGAACAATAAGGAGATGGTGACCAAGTCCAAGGACTACGTCAACCAGGGTGGTCTGTCAAGAGCGGCGATTTTCAACCAGGTCGAGGCGAGCTTGAAGAGGCTGGATACGGATTACATTGATCTGCTGCAGATCCACCGCTTCGATCCTGAGACGCCCATCGAGGAGACGATGAAGGCGCTGCACGATCTTGTGCAGAGCGGGAAGGTGAGGTATTTGGGAGCGAGCAGCATGTGGGCGACGCAGTTTGCAAGGATGCAGTTTTGTGCCGAGAGAAACAGTTGGACCAAGTTTGTCTCGATGCAAAATCACTACAACTTGCTGTATCGTGAAGAGGAAAGGGAGATGAACAGGTTCTGCAACGACACCGGGGTGGGATTGATTCCATGGGCGCCGTTATGCAGGGGCCATTTGGCCCGGAGGCTGGATCAGTTTGGATCGACGGATAGGAgtaagggggagaaggataACCAGCCTGGGGCCCATGGTACAGTCGAGCCTGACATTACTATTATCAAAAGGGCCATTGAGTTGGCGGACAAGCATGAGTGGCCTGTGAGGAGCCGCATCTTCTGTTTGGGTATGCATATGATGACTGACTAATTTGTTTGAAATAGATTTCCCACGTTGCATTGGCTTGGATCAACAAAAGAGTTGCCAGTCCCATTGTCGGGTTCAACAGCATTGAAcggatggaggaggtgctttCTGCCAACGGCAAGGTGTtaacggaggaggaggagaagtaTCTTGAAGAACTCTACCAGCCAAAGGCTATCCAAGGCCACGCTTAGTGGGTGTCTGCCTATACTAGATATTTGagttaaatatttaattagAGCCTTGCAGGTATTTCGTACATCAACCTTTGAAGACTAGGTATGTTCTCTGTTGTTATGCTCAATACGATTCAAACAACTCATGCAGCCGTGTTTGTTCTTTGTAGTAGTAAAAAGAGACGAATAATGCTTGAAACGATTCGACTTTGTCATACAAAGACCTTTCAAGCAAACAAGCTCGGAGAACTAAGATCCCAACCATGGTAGCCTAAGCCACCTAGAGGATGTTGAACTCAGCCTCTTTATGGCCGATAAACTTTGAACCTATCTTTTCCAACTGATGTTTCACCTTGTCCTCTACTTGTGCAACCCCCAGAGAATATTTATATCACCTGGCTTGTTCAACAGGTGCACTGCTCCGTATCACATTCGGAGGGCTACATATCTATTGCTGCACAGCATCTGAGTCTAAACACCCCTTTGGCTTGAGGTCATTAGGAAGGCAACCCTGTGCAATACCGGACTAAGCAGACCCAAGCCTTTGCTTTTGGAGCTAAGCTAGAGTGATTGACACAACAACCCTTGTGACTGAGATGATAAATACCTAGGGGCTGAATGCTGAAGTCGGCCAGCCCTTGTAGTACTGCATGCAGTAGAGAAagtcaaaaaaaaatacgCAATGCATCACCTCTGCATGAGGAAGGATTGGGGAAAAAACACAGGCCGATCAAGATGGGACtcgaacccacaacctcagTCTTGAAATTCCTCAATTGAGTAGGAGGACCACACGCTACCATTGCGCTACTTGACCTGGTTAAATTTGTTGAATTTTTGAGTCAGAAAATGGGTCAAGTATGGAGGACCACGCAAGCAAACtggtgttgaggttttgttgatgttgattggtgttgtttgatTCAAAGGTTAGGGTTAATATGTCAAGGAAGCTTCGAGAAGGCGGAacagcttcttcctctcgGCGCGATGGGACATCAATGCTTGTGGACTGTGATACGGATAACGGCAAACACCGACCGGGGGGTGTTCCGGAGCCGCACCGCGTGTTGGTCACACAGAGCACCGCCTCGCCGAAGCAGGCTTCATCCGAGTACGGGACGAACCGCATTGAGCATTGGGGCCAGATCAATCTCCCCAAAACAGAAATGGTGGGGATTTGCTGAGAGATCAGACGAGGGTTCAGCAT from Podospora bellae-mahoneyi strain CBS 112042 chromosome 4, whole genome shotgun sequence harbors:
- the ARP6 gene encoding Actin-related protein 6 (BUSCO:EOG0926229Z; COG:Z; EggNog:ENOG503NV2X); the encoded protein is MAPGRKLKSAGPAPPSSTLVLDNGADTIKAGFVTVDDDTSDKAPRVIPNCIARDRHNKTYVGAELEKCKDFGEITFRRPVEKGFIVNWEAQKEIWDRAFFDDKAPQRCDPSTTRLVLAEQPNSLPALQTHCDQIVFEEYGFSSYYRGIGPSFNAYQDIQAIFHTPRTPDTIIDVPAEVILLIDSGYSHTTVTPILQGRPLHTAIRRLDVGGKLLTNHLTRLLSVRHFDMRNETYIVNEMKEAACYVSLDFKGDLDKTWKGTRGERRKDYATGGGIAKDYVLPDSHTRFHGIVRDHEPGAAARARKSAVSTEDILTLRNERFSVPELLFNPTDIGLRQPGLADLVMQSLWVLPVGLWPGLLANIVVVGGNAKFVNFIQRLQVELLERVPDECVVRVARPEDPIVSTWLGAANFARHEHADRLAVTKQEYEEHGAAWVARKFALGLGVDTLR
- a CDS encoding hypothetical protein (COG:L; EggNog:ENOG503NZSW), which codes for MKATNMSYNSRRQQSKHGYDSQSRDYRHGNDRNNRDRSSRARVSSPPPRRDYRDNGDSYRPPSPSSNSYGHSKHNGYDSRSSYGAPAPAPPAYNPPPQPSYPPPLGVDNYRMPQTDFTFRVEKPVGLQQEPDSYRPQNNRRPRNDRGPQGGRGGRDFRSGPGARGRLGRGGKFRQPWRPFVAAERDLLHTDHNVGDEQAFFDEQGGVTYRNLDELSDSEEAEMDISGDEENSDAEPSSKRARVSIDQSAADDVPKWSNPDPYTALPPETSGQKKKDVVQLIRKARVQAKETRTSLPSEAADFISLDFDDSDDGHDSEDSEHIKESDLVSTRKPGLESAPAAKDTTLPHKDTGSGRQSRVPVLMPDPTPAALGSRKRTHDDQIKMPHTRIKRPAKAPLGGHIIPEWRALPHTSATPWLRMDNSDSKDPIVWLHKEIVDFYDYIKPREFEQHLRHDLVQRMRSFCRRYWRDSDMQPFGSFPSGLYLPTGDMDMVMVSDSYLHGGPAKYNLKKHLWQFKSFLLREGLAWEDDIEVITRAKVPLTKFVDQKTGLKVDISFENSTGITAIETFLAWKDMYPGMPALVTLIKHFLLMRGLNEPVNGGIGGFSVICLVVSMLQMMPEVQSGAMDTRRHLGDLLMHFFDLYGNKFDYQNVAIRLDPPGYIRKTQVDSFAYKNYDRLSIIDPNNEENDISGGSSNTGSIFALFARAHDDLRHKMRSLAEDPRRGKGSILGVIMGGNYSSFEEQRSFLESLANQQPGSPLPTRPRSHQQTHHQSHQSHPTHQSHHTSDRRRNARGSRRRP
- the HGT1_1 gene encoding high affinity glucose transporter (COG:P; EggNog:ENOG503NVJ9) translates to MVKNLVVLDQPTALLQRCRGCSDTMYQASNVYFICGFAAIGGALFGFDISSLSGTLGTQAYKRYFYNPVSYTQGGITASMPAGSLLGSLVSSFLADKYSRKVALQISCVLWIIGSILMTASQNVPMLCIGRAVCGFSVGIASAIVPVYQSEIAPKEIRGRVVSLQQWAITWGILIQYFIQFGAAHGTGGGPSDPDQPTAAFRIPWGIQMVPAVILFVGLFFFPYSPRWLASKDRWEEALQVLANLHGKGNARHPKVLAQYQEIEDALKFEREQAVSSFKALIEPRMLKRVALGMSIQMWSQLCGMNIMMYYIVYIMEGAQIASPLATASIQYVINVVMTLPAILFLDKWGRRPSLIYGSFGMMTWLFISGALQQYYGQPNTEETRTPDNSDITWIVINNRPVSSAIVSCSYLFVATFATTWGPVSWTYPAEIFPSKIRAKAVSLSTSANWFWNMVLAFAVPPLLWNISYKMYYIFAAFNGAAFIHMALMAPETKGFTLEEMDEVFDSGRPAWKKFGRRSRLEELEREIERGNVKVSVPAGGRPVAGDPEQGVELKKVATPPAGTPIS
- a CDS encoding hypothetical protein (EggNog:ENOG503NVMZ; COG:C): MSGPPKTQALIDSLANSKCEYRRLGQSGLRISVPIFGCMSFGDSRAMSWAVDEEKALPLLKAAYDRGLNTWDTANMYCNGASEVLIGKALKQYDIPRHKVIIMTKCFWAVGEEIELAAWQNNKEMVTKSKDYVNQGGLSRAAIFNQVEASLKRLDTDYIDLLQIHRFDPETPIEETMKALHDLVQSGKVRYLGASSMWATQFARMQFCAERNSWTKFVSMQNHYNLLYREEEREMNRFCNDTGVGLIPWAPLCRGHLARRLDQFGSTDRSKGEKDNQPGAHGTVEPDITIIKRAIELADKHEWPISHVALAWINKRVASPIVGFNSIERMEEVLSANGKVLTEEEEKYLEELYQPKAIQGHA